One Scylla paramamosain isolate STU-SP2022 chromosome 7, ASM3559412v1, whole genome shotgun sequence DNA window includes the following coding sequences:
- the LOC135101982 gene encoding broad-complex core protein isoforms 1/2/3/4/5-like isoform X8 — protein sequence MGLGGPGVRESWDGRIMAEQQFCLRWNNFQANIVSSFETLLDREEFVDVTLTAEGKSLKAHRVLLSACSPYFRDLFRDLPAHQHPVIVLRDTSFLELKSLLSFIYHGEVNVSQERLGLLLKTAEALRIKGLAQDNRTTENEPFGSLASSPKKETEEGMDRGERRGGGPGSPALSLAFSGVGGSALAPINPLVPLEPPSHKSHHLLLSPPAKRRKPLHSPLGGPPPTQRENSTLPIPPVTSTPSQDDDRTNRVINLTMAASSSGSANSPSPRLVPKTELNVSEEDGPGRGSSSSGGGGSGGGGGGAGGGEGSSDHEAEEPYDDDSIDHDVKGPDLHGLPQHLSAAVQNFVPYAAAVAAGSSQLETFPGPSGVLPPASQAGWRGSHTEPSDTSAQDYQLLQKLQFISASHQYMHWPSRRPAVCPGCGKFFKFKYNMKIHLKKCMQAQSHLGGGMLGSSVTEEVAPHPSLPPPPPPPPHPHGTHSTS from the exons ggcTTGGTGGTCCAGGTGTGCGGGAGTCGTGGGACGGAAGGATTATGGCTGAACAGCAGTTCTGCCTACGGTGGAACAACTTCCAGGCGAACATAGTATCATCATTTGAAACCTTACTAGACCGAGAAGAGTTTGTAGATGTAACGTTAACAGCAGAGGGAAAATCACTGAAAGCTCACAGGGTTCTTCTATCAGCATGCAGCCCATATTTCAGAGACCTATTTCGG GATCTCCCGGCCCATCAACATCCAGTCATAGTGTTGCGTGATACAAGTTTCCTAGAGTTAAAATCCTTACTGAGCTTCATATACCATGGGGAAGTTAATGTATCTCAAGAAAGGCTGGGACTCCTTCTCAAGACAGCAGAGGCACTTAGAATTAAAGGACTTGCTCAAGACAATAGAACCACAGAAAATGAACCA TTTGGGAGCCTCGCTAGTAGTCCTAAGAAGGAAACCGAAGAAGGCATGGATAGAGGAGAGCGACGTGGAGGGGGTCCTGGATCCCCTGCATTAAGCCTTGCCTTCTCTGGTGTTGGTGGGTCTGCCCTGGCCCCCATCAACCCTCTCGTTCCCCTGGAGCCACCAAGCCACAAGTCACACCATCTCTTGCTCTCACCACCAGCCAAGCGTCGAAAACCACTACACTCACCACTTGGAGGTCCCCCTCCCACACAACGAGAAAATTCAACCCTACCTATACCACCTGttacctccactccctctcaaGATGATGACAGAACTAATAGGGTAATCAACCTGACCATGGCAGCCAGCAGCTCTGGTAGTGCTAACTCTCCATCCCCAAGATTAGTACCCAAGACAGAATTAAATGTATCTGAGGAGGATGGTCCTGGTagaggtagcagcagcagtggtggtggtggtagtggtggtggtggtggaggtgctggaggtggtgaaggtagtAGTGACCATGAGGCTGAAGAGCCATATGATGATGACTCTATAGACCATGATGTTAAAGGTCCAGACCTGCATGGATTACCACAACACCTCTCAGCAGCAGTACAAAACTTTGTGCCAtatgcagcagcagtagcagcaggatCCTCACAGCTGGAAACCTTCCCTGGGCCGTCAG gAGTCTTACCTCCCGCTAGTCAAGCAGGGTGGAGGGGGAGCCATACAGAACCCAGTGACACCTCAGCTCAAG ATTATCAATTGCTTCAAAAATTACAATTTATCAGCGCCTCCCACCAATACATGCACTGGCCATCGCGTCGCCCTGCTGTCTGTCCAGGATGTGGCAAGTTCTTTAAATTCAAGTACAATATGAAGATCCATCTGAAAAAATGTATGCAGGCGCAGAGTCACCTTGGTGGTGGGATGTTGGGTAgcagtgtgactgaggaagtggcTCCACATccatctcttccaccaccaccaccaccaccacctcaccctcATGGCACTCACTCCACATCCTGA
- the LOC135101982 gene encoding broad-complex core protein isoforms 1/2/3/4/5-like isoform X10 produces MAEQQFCLRWNNFQANIVSSFETLLDREEFVDVTLTAEGKSLKAHRVLLSACSPYFRDLFRDLPAHQHPVIVLRDTSFLELKSLLSFIYHGEVNVSQERLGLLLKTAEALRIKGLAQDNRTTENEPFGSLASSPKKETEEGMDRGERRGGGPGSPALSLAFSGVGGSALAPINPLVPLEPPSHKSHHLLLSPPAKRRKPLHSPLGGPPPTQRENSTLPIPPVTSTPSQDDDRTNRVINLTMAASSSGSANSPSPRLVPKTELNVSEEDGPGRGSSSSGGGGSGGGGGGAGGGEGSSDHEAEEPYDDDSIDHDVKGPDLHGLPQHLSAAVQNFVPYAAAVAAGSSQLETFPGPSGVLPPASQAGWRGSHTEPSDTSAQDYQLLQKLQFISASHQYMHWPSRRPAVCPGCGKFFKFKYNMKIHLKKCMQAQSHLGGGMLGSSVTEEVAPHPSLPPPPPPPPHPHGTHSTS; encoded by the exons ATGGCTGAACAGCAGTTCTGCCTACGGTGGAACAACTTCCAGGCGAACATAGTATCATCATTTGAAACCTTACTAGACCGAGAAGAGTTTGTAGATGTAACGTTAACAGCAGAGGGAAAATCACTGAAAGCTCACAGGGTTCTTCTATCAGCATGCAGCCCATATTTCAGAGACCTATTTCGG GATCTCCCGGCCCATCAACATCCAGTCATAGTGTTGCGTGATACAAGTTTCCTAGAGTTAAAATCCTTACTGAGCTTCATATACCATGGGGAAGTTAATGTATCTCAAGAAAGGCTGGGACTCCTTCTCAAGACAGCAGAGGCACTTAGAATTAAAGGACTTGCTCAAGACAATAGAACCACAGAAAATGAACCA TTTGGGAGCCTCGCTAGTAGTCCTAAGAAGGAAACCGAAGAAGGCATGGATAGAGGAGAGCGACGTGGAGGGGGTCCTGGATCCCCTGCATTAAGCCTTGCCTTCTCTGGTGTTGGTGGGTCTGCCCTGGCCCCCATCAACCCTCTCGTTCCCCTGGAGCCACCAAGCCACAAGTCACACCATCTCTTGCTCTCACCACCAGCCAAGCGTCGAAAACCACTACACTCACCACTTGGAGGTCCCCCTCCCACACAACGAGAAAATTCAACCCTACCTATACCACCTGttacctccactccctctcaaGATGATGACAGAACTAATAGGGTAATCAACCTGACCATGGCAGCCAGCAGCTCTGGTAGTGCTAACTCTCCATCCCCAAGATTAGTACCCAAGACAGAATTAAATGTATCTGAGGAGGATGGTCCTGGTagaggtagcagcagcagtggtggtggtggtagtggtggtggtggtggaggtgctggaggtggtgaaggtagtAGTGACCATGAGGCTGAAGAGCCATATGATGATGACTCTATAGACCATGATGTTAAAGGTCCAGACCTGCATGGATTACCACAACACCTCTCAGCAGCAGTACAAAACTTTGTGCCAtatgcagcagcagtagcagcaggatCCTCACAGCTGGAAACCTTCCCTGGGCCGTCAG gAGTCTTACCTCCCGCTAGTCAAGCAGGGTGGAGGGGGAGCCATACAGAACCCAGTGACACCTCAGCTCAAG ATTATCAATTGCTTCAAAAATTACAATTTATCAGCGCCTCCCACCAATACATGCACTGGCCATCGCGTCGCCCTGCTGTCTGTCCAGGATGTGGCAAGTTCTTTAAATTCAAGTACAATATGAAGATCCATCTGAAAAAATGTATGCAGGCGCAGAGTCACCTTGGTGGTGGGATGTTGGGTAgcagtgtgactgaggaagtggcTCCACATccatctcttccaccaccaccaccaccaccacctcaccctcATGGCACTCACTCCACATCCTGA
- the LOC135101982 gene encoding longitudinals lacking protein, isoforms H/M/V-like isoform X4 — protein sequence MAEQQFCLRWNNFQANIVSSFETLLDREEFVDVTLTAEGKSLKAHRVLLSACSPYFRDLFRDLPAHQHPVIVLRDTSFLELKSLLSFIYHGEVNVSQERLGLLLKTAEALRIKGLAQDNRTTENEPFGSLASSPKKETEEGMDRGERRGGGPGSPALSLAFSGVGGSALAPINPLVPLEPPSHKSHHLLLSPPAKRRKPLHSPLGGPPPTQRENSTLPIPPVTSTPSQDDDRTNRVINLTMAASSSGSANSPSPRLVPKTELNVSEEDGPGRGSSSSGGGGSGGGGGGAGGGEGSSDHEAEEPYDDDSIDHDVKGPDLHGLPQHLSAAVQNFVPYAAAVAAGSSQLETFPGPSGVLPPASQAGWRGSHTEPSDTSAQGGHPVFNELLCGDGGYGGKKAVPTPCPVCAKVLSNAYNMRVHLETHQNITYKCIICGIITRTRDTMRKHLSNVHKLRNVDLKNSFKKITAKQQSSTGTADTTTPTSTTTSAATTPTKSSTTKLASPFSDLKCTGTTSPLSEADSPQAFLPSMDSLGALNLAKGNNLASIVSKLSQKQ from the exons ATGGCTGAACAGCAGTTCTGCCTACGGTGGAACAACTTCCAGGCGAACATAGTATCATCATTTGAAACCTTACTAGACCGAGAAGAGTTTGTAGATGTAACGTTAACAGCAGAGGGAAAATCACTGAAAGCTCACAGGGTTCTTCTATCAGCATGCAGCCCATATTTCAGAGACCTATTTCGG GATCTCCCGGCCCATCAACATCCAGTCATAGTGTTGCGTGATACAAGTTTCCTAGAGTTAAAATCCTTACTGAGCTTCATATACCATGGGGAAGTTAATGTATCTCAAGAAAGGCTGGGACTCCTTCTCAAGACAGCAGAGGCACTTAGAATTAAAGGACTTGCTCAAGACAATAGAACCACAGAAAATGAACCA TTTGGGAGCCTCGCTAGTAGTCCTAAGAAGGAAACCGAAGAAGGCATGGATAGAGGAGAGCGACGTGGAGGGGGTCCTGGATCCCCTGCATTAAGCCTTGCCTTCTCTGGTGTTGGTGGGTCTGCCCTGGCCCCCATCAACCCTCTCGTTCCCCTGGAGCCACCAAGCCACAAGTCACACCATCTCTTGCTCTCACCACCAGCCAAGCGTCGAAAACCACTACACTCACCACTTGGAGGTCCCCCTCCCACACAACGAGAAAATTCAACCCTACCTATACCACCTGttacctccactccctctcaaGATGATGACAGAACTAATAGGGTAATCAACCTGACCATGGCAGCCAGCAGCTCTGGTAGTGCTAACTCTCCATCCCCAAGATTAGTACCCAAGACAGAATTAAATGTATCTGAGGAGGATGGTCCTGGTagaggtagcagcagcagtggtggtggtggtagtggtggtggtggtggaggtgctggaggtggtgaaggtagtAGTGACCATGAGGCTGAAGAGCCATATGATGATGACTCTATAGACCATGATGTTAAAGGTCCAGACCTGCATGGATTACCACAACACCTCTCAGCAGCAGTACAAAACTTTGTGCCAtatgcagcagcagtagcagcaggatCCTCACAGCTGGAAACCTTCCCTGGGCCGTCAG gAGTCTTACCTCCCGCTAGTCAAGCAGGGTGGAGGGGGAGCCATACAGAACCCAGTGACACCTCAGCTCAAG GTGGTCATCCTGTATTTAATGAATTGTTGTGCGGTGACGGTGGGTACGGGGGGAAGAAGGCAGTGCCCACACCTTGTCCCGTGTGCGCCAAAGTGCTCTCCAACGCATACAATATGCGTGTTCACCTGGAGACTCACCAGAACATCACATACAAGTGTATCATCTGTGGCATCATTACACGTACACGTGACACCATGAGAAAGCATCTCTCCAATGTACACAAGCTGCGTAATGTGGACCTGaagaactctttcaagaaaaTAACAGCTAAGCAGCAGTCGAGCACTGGCACTGCCGATACCACAACTCCCACCTCCACTACAACTTCCGCAGCCACCACACCTACAAAATCCAGCACTACCAAGTTAGCTTCCCCTTTCTCTGATTTGAAATGCACAGGAACTACCAGTCCTCTCTCTGAGGCAGACTCACCCCAGGCATTCTTACCATCTATGGACTCTCTTGGAGCCCTTAAtttagccaagggcaacaacctTGCTTCCATAGTGAGCAAACTGAGTCAGAAACAGTAA
- the LOC135101982 gene encoding longitudinals lacking protein, isoforms H/M/V-like isoform X1: protein MGLGGPGVRESWDGRIMAEQQFCLRWNNFQANIVSSFETLLDREEFVDVTLTAEGKSLKAHRVLLSACSPYFRDLFRDLPAHQHPVIVLRDTSFLELKSLLSFIYHGEVNVSQERLGLLLKTAEALRIKGLAQDNRTTENEPFGSLASSPKKETEEGMDRGERRGGGPGSPALSLAFSGVGGSALAPINPLVPLEPPSHKSHHLLLSPPAKRRKPLHSPLGGPPPTQRENSTLPIPPVTSTPSQDDDRTNRVINLTMAASSSGSANSPSPRLVPKTELNVSEEDGPGRGSSSSGGGGSGGGGGGAGGGEGSSDHEAEEPYDDDSIDHDVKGPDLHGLPQHLSAAVQNFVPYAAAVAAGSSQLETFPGPSGVLPPASQAGWRGSHTEPSDTSAQGGHPVFNELLCGDGGYGGKKAVPTPCPVCAKVLSNAYNMRVHLETHQNITYKCIICGIITRTRDTMRKHLSNVHKLRNVDLKNSFKKITAKQQSSTGTADTTTPTSTTTSAATTPTKSSTTKLASPFSDLKCTGTTSPLSEADSPQAFLPSMDSLGALNLAKGNNLASIVSKLSQKQ, encoded by the exons ggcTTGGTGGTCCAGGTGTGCGGGAGTCGTGGGACGGAAGGATTATGGCTGAACAGCAGTTCTGCCTACGGTGGAACAACTTCCAGGCGAACATAGTATCATCATTTGAAACCTTACTAGACCGAGAAGAGTTTGTAGATGTAACGTTAACAGCAGAGGGAAAATCACTGAAAGCTCACAGGGTTCTTCTATCAGCATGCAGCCCATATTTCAGAGACCTATTTCGG GATCTCCCGGCCCATCAACATCCAGTCATAGTGTTGCGTGATACAAGTTTCCTAGAGTTAAAATCCTTACTGAGCTTCATATACCATGGGGAAGTTAATGTATCTCAAGAAAGGCTGGGACTCCTTCTCAAGACAGCAGAGGCACTTAGAATTAAAGGACTTGCTCAAGACAATAGAACCACAGAAAATGAACCA TTTGGGAGCCTCGCTAGTAGTCCTAAGAAGGAAACCGAAGAAGGCATGGATAGAGGAGAGCGACGTGGAGGGGGTCCTGGATCCCCTGCATTAAGCCTTGCCTTCTCTGGTGTTGGTGGGTCTGCCCTGGCCCCCATCAACCCTCTCGTTCCCCTGGAGCCACCAAGCCACAAGTCACACCATCTCTTGCTCTCACCACCAGCCAAGCGTCGAAAACCACTACACTCACCACTTGGAGGTCCCCCTCCCACACAACGAGAAAATTCAACCCTACCTATACCACCTGttacctccactccctctcaaGATGATGACAGAACTAATAGGGTAATCAACCTGACCATGGCAGCCAGCAGCTCTGGTAGTGCTAACTCTCCATCCCCAAGATTAGTACCCAAGACAGAATTAAATGTATCTGAGGAGGATGGTCCTGGTagaggtagcagcagcagtggtggtggtggtagtggtggtggtggtggaggtgctggaggtggtgaaggtagtAGTGACCATGAGGCTGAAGAGCCATATGATGATGACTCTATAGACCATGATGTTAAAGGTCCAGACCTGCATGGATTACCACAACACCTCTCAGCAGCAGTACAAAACTTTGTGCCAtatgcagcagcagtagcagcaggatCCTCACAGCTGGAAACCTTCCCTGGGCCGTCAG gAGTCTTACCTCCCGCTAGTCAAGCAGGGTGGAGGGGGAGCCATACAGAACCCAGTGACACCTCAGCTCAAG GTGGTCATCCTGTATTTAATGAATTGTTGTGCGGTGACGGTGGGTACGGGGGGAAGAAGGCAGTGCCCACACCTTGTCCCGTGTGCGCCAAAGTGCTCTCCAACGCATACAATATGCGTGTTCACCTGGAGACTCACCAGAACATCACATACAAGTGTATCATCTGTGGCATCATTACACGTACACGTGACACCATGAGAAAGCATCTCTCCAATGTACACAAGCTGCGTAATGTGGACCTGaagaactctttcaagaaaaTAACAGCTAAGCAGCAGTCGAGCACTGGCACTGCCGATACCACAACTCCCACCTCCACTACAACTTCCGCAGCCACCACACCTACAAAATCCAGCACTACCAAGTTAGCTTCCCCTTTCTCTGATTTGAAATGCACAGGAACTACCAGTCCTCTCTCTGAGGCAGACTCACCCCAGGCATTCTTACCATCTATGGACTCTCTTGGAGCCCTTAAtttagccaagggcaacaacctTGCTTCCATAGTGAGCAAACTGAGTCAGAAACAGTAA
- the LOC135101982 gene encoding broad-complex core protein isoforms 1/2/3/4/5-like isoform X6 translates to MGLGGPGVRESWDGRIMAEQQFCLRWNNFQANIVSSFETLLDREEFVDVTLTAEGKSLKAHRVLLSACSPYFRDLFRDLPAHQHPVIVLRDTSFLELKSLLSFIYHGEVNVSQERLGLLLKTAEALRIKGLAQDNRTTENEPFGSLASSPKKETEEGMDRGERRGGGPGSPALSLAFSGVGGSALAPINPLVPLEPPSHKSHHLLLSPPAKRRKPLHSPLGGPPPTQRENSTLPIPPVTSTPSQDDDRTNRVINLTMAASSSGSANSPSPRLVPKTELNVSEEDGPGRGSSSSGGGGSGGGGGGAGGGEGSSDHEAEEPYDDDSIDHDVKGPDLHGLPQHLSAAVQNFVPYAAAVAAGSSQLETFPGPSGVLPPASQAGWRGSHTEPSDTSAQGLSNKPACYICGKIISNLQNLYKHIRTIHQRQVSRCDHCGSVFRNAESARKHVLKMHRKDLGQGLGLSMLEPMESSGWTYTVCSTASPSTIYSTTTTTTTTTTITTTSPVTENVELHSIKIEDLT, encoded by the exons ggcTTGGTGGTCCAGGTGTGCGGGAGTCGTGGGACGGAAGGATTATGGCTGAACAGCAGTTCTGCCTACGGTGGAACAACTTCCAGGCGAACATAGTATCATCATTTGAAACCTTACTAGACCGAGAAGAGTTTGTAGATGTAACGTTAACAGCAGAGGGAAAATCACTGAAAGCTCACAGGGTTCTTCTATCAGCATGCAGCCCATATTTCAGAGACCTATTTCGG GATCTCCCGGCCCATCAACATCCAGTCATAGTGTTGCGTGATACAAGTTTCCTAGAGTTAAAATCCTTACTGAGCTTCATATACCATGGGGAAGTTAATGTATCTCAAGAAAGGCTGGGACTCCTTCTCAAGACAGCAGAGGCACTTAGAATTAAAGGACTTGCTCAAGACAATAGAACCACAGAAAATGAACCA TTTGGGAGCCTCGCTAGTAGTCCTAAGAAGGAAACCGAAGAAGGCATGGATAGAGGAGAGCGACGTGGAGGGGGTCCTGGATCCCCTGCATTAAGCCTTGCCTTCTCTGGTGTTGGTGGGTCTGCCCTGGCCCCCATCAACCCTCTCGTTCCCCTGGAGCCACCAAGCCACAAGTCACACCATCTCTTGCTCTCACCACCAGCCAAGCGTCGAAAACCACTACACTCACCACTTGGAGGTCCCCCTCCCACACAACGAGAAAATTCAACCCTACCTATACCACCTGttacctccactccctctcaaGATGATGACAGAACTAATAGGGTAATCAACCTGACCATGGCAGCCAGCAGCTCTGGTAGTGCTAACTCTCCATCCCCAAGATTAGTACCCAAGACAGAATTAAATGTATCTGAGGAGGATGGTCCTGGTagaggtagcagcagcagtggtggtggtggtagtggtggtggtggtggaggtgctggaggtggtgaaggtagtAGTGACCATGAGGCTGAAGAGCCATATGATGATGACTCTATAGACCATGATGTTAAAGGTCCAGACCTGCATGGATTACCACAACACCTCTCAGCAGCAGTACAAAACTTTGTGCCAtatgcagcagcagtagcagcaggatCCTCACAGCTGGAAACCTTCCCTGGGCCGTCAG gAGTCTTACCTCCCGCTAGTCAAGCAGGGTGGAGGGGGAGCCATACAGAACCCAGTGACACCTCAGCTCAAG gTCTGAGCAACAAACCTGCTTGCTACATCTGTGGGAAGATTATATCTAATTTgcaaaatctttataaacacaTCCGGACAATTCACCAACGCCAGGTGTCTCGCTGTGATCACTGTGGGtcagtttttcgtaatgctgaATCAGCAAGAAAGCATGTGTTAAAAATGCACAGGAAAGATCTTGGTCAAGGTCTTGGGCTTTCCATGTTGGAGCCCATGGAGAGCAGTGGATGGACTTACACTGTGTGTTCCactgcctctccctctaccatctactccaccactaccacaaccacaactaccactaccatcaccactacttcaCCTGTTACTGAAAATGTGGAACTCCATTCCATCAAGATTGAGGACCTTACTTAG
- the LOC135101982 gene encoding broad-complex core protein isoforms 1/2/3/4/5-like isoform X7 gives MAEQQFCLRWNNFQANIVSSFETLLDREEFVDVTLTAEGKSLKAHRVLLSACSPYFRDLFRDLPAHQHPVIVLRDTSFLELKSLLSFIYHGEVNVSQERLGLLLKTAEALRIKGLAQDNRTTENEPFGSLASSPKKETEEGMDRGERRGGGPGSPALSLAFSGVGGSALAPINPLVPLEPPSHKSHHLLLSPPAKRRKPLHSPLGGPPPTQRENSTLPIPPVTSTPSQDDDRTNRVINLTMAASSSGSANSPSPRLVPKTELNVSEEDGPGRGSSSSGGGGSGGGGGGAGGGEGSSDHEAEEPYDDDSIDHDVKGPDLHGLPQHLSAAVQNFVPYAAAVAAGSSQLETFPGPSGVLPPASQAGWRGSHTEPSDTSAQGLSNKPACYICGKIISNLQNLYKHIRTIHQRQVSRCDHCGSVFRNAESARKHVLKMHRKDLGQGLGLSMLEPMESSGWTYTVCSTASPSTIYSTTTTTTTTTTITTTSPVTENVELHSIKIEDLT, from the exons ATGGCTGAACAGCAGTTCTGCCTACGGTGGAACAACTTCCAGGCGAACATAGTATCATCATTTGAAACCTTACTAGACCGAGAAGAGTTTGTAGATGTAACGTTAACAGCAGAGGGAAAATCACTGAAAGCTCACAGGGTTCTTCTATCAGCATGCAGCCCATATTTCAGAGACCTATTTCGG GATCTCCCGGCCCATCAACATCCAGTCATAGTGTTGCGTGATACAAGTTTCCTAGAGTTAAAATCCTTACTGAGCTTCATATACCATGGGGAAGTTAATGTATCTCAAGAAAGGCTGGGACTCCTTCTCAAGACAGCAGAGGCACTTAGAATTAAAGGACTTGCTCAAGACAATAGAACCACAGAAAATGAACCA TTTGGGAGCCTCGCTAGTAGTCCTAAGAAGGAAACCGAAGAAGGCATGGATAGAGGAGAGCGACGTGGAGGGGGTCCTGGATCCCCTGCATTAAGCCTTGCCTTCTCTGGTGTTGGTGGGTCTGCCCTGGCCCCCATCAACCCTCTCGTTCCCCTGGAGCCACCAAGCCACAAGTCACACCATCTCTTGCTCTCACCACCAGCCAAGCGTCGAAAACCACTACACTCACCACTTGGAGGTCCCCCTCCCACACAACGAGAAAATTCAACCCTACCTATACCACCTGttacctccactccctctcaaGATGATGACAGAACTAATAGGGTAATCAACCTGACCATGGCAGCCAGCAGCTCTGGTAGTGCTAACTCTCCATCCCCAAGATTAGTACCCAAGACAGAATTAAATGTATCTGAGGAGGATGGTCCTGGTagaggtagcagcagcagtggtggtggtggtagtggtggtggtggtggaggtgctggaggtggtgaaggtagtAGTGACCATGAGGCTGAAGAGCCATATGATGATGACTCTATAGACCATGATGTTAAAGGTCCAGACCTGCATGGATTACCACAACACCTCTCAGCAGCAGTACAAAACTTTGTGCCAtatgcagcagcagtagcagcaggatCCTCACAGCTGGAAACCTTCCCTGGGCCGTCAG gAGTCTTACCTCCCGCTAGTCAAGCAGGGTGGAGGGGGAGCCATACAGAACCCAGTGACACCTCAGCTCAAG gTCTGAGCAACAAACCTGCTTGCTACATCTGTGGGAAGATTATATCTAATTTgcaaaatctttataaacacaTCCGGACAATTCACCAACGCCAGGTGTCTCGCTGTGATCACTGTGGGtcagtttttcgtaatgctgaATCAGCAAGAAAGCATGTGTTAAAAATGCACAGGAAAGATCTTGGTCAAGGTCTTGGGCTTTCCATGTTGGAGCCCATGGAGAGCAGTGGATGGACTTACACTGTGTGTTCCactgcctctccctctaccatctactccaccactaccacaaccacaactaccactaccatcaccactacttcaCCTGTTACTGAAAATGTGGAACTCCATTCCATCAAGATTGAGGACCTTACTTAG
- the LOC135101982 gene encoding protein abrupt-like isoform X11, with protein MAEQQFCLRWNNFQANIVSSFETLLDREEFVDVTLTAEGKSLKAHRVLLSACSPYFRDLFRDLPAHQHPVIVLRDTSFLELKSLLSFIYHGEVNVSQERLGLLLKTAEALRIKGLAQDNRTTENEPFGSLASSPKKETEEGMDRGERRGGGPGSPALSLAFSGVGGSALAPINPLVPLEPPSHKSHHLLLSPPAKRRKPLHSPLGGPPPTQRENSTLPIPPVTSTPSQDDDRTNRVINLTMAASSSGSANSPSPRLVPKTELNVSEEDGPGRGSSSSGGGGSGGGGGGAGGGEGSSDHEAEEPYDDDSIDHDVKGPDLHGLPQHLSAAVQNFVPYAAAVAAGSSQLETFPGPSGVLPPASQAGWRGSHTEPSDTSAQVESCKRNACPLCNCTLDSVWALKDHLARRHDMKVHKCVFCGAKFREVEQMAVHMSKRHGEKLAAGEARGLPGAVGPP; from the exons ATGGCTGAACAGCAGTTCTGCCTACGGTGGAACAACTTCCAGGCGAACATAGTATCATCATTTGAAACCTTACTAGACCGAGAAGAGTTTGTAGATGTAACGTTAACAGCAGAGGGAAAATCACTGAAAGCTCACAGGGTTCTTCTATCAGCATGCAGCCCATATTTCAGAGACCTATTTCGG GATCTCCCGGCCCATCAACATCCAGTCATAGTGTTGCGTGATACAAGTTTCCTAGAGTTAAAATCCTTACTGAGCTTCATATACCATGGGGAAGTTAATGTATCTCAAGAAAGGCTGGGACTCCTTCTCAAGACAGCAGAGGCACTTAGAATTAAAGGACTTGCTCAAGACAATAGAACCACAGAAAATGAACCA TTTGGGAGCCTCGCTAGTAGTCCTAAGAAGGAAACCGAAGAAGGCATGGATAGAGGAGAGCGACGTGGAGGGGGTCCTGGATCCCCTGCATTAAGCCTTGCCTTCTCTGGTGTTGGTGGGTCTGCCCTGGCCCCCATCAACCCTCTCGTTCCCCTGGAGCCACCAAGCCACAAGTCACACCATCTCTTGCTCTCACCACCAGCCAAGCGTCGAAAACCACTACACTCACCACTTGGAGGTCCCCCTCCCACACAACGAGAAAATTCAACCCTACCTATACCACCTGttacctccactccctctcaaGATGATGACAGAACTAATAGGGTAATCAACCTGACCATGGCAGCCAGCAGCTCTGGTAGTGCTAACTCTCCATCCCCAAGATTAGTACCCAAGACAGAATTAAATGTATCTGAGGAGGATGGTCCTGGTagaggtagcagcagcagtggtggtggtggtagtggtggtggtggtggaggtgctggaggtggtgaaggtagtAGTGACCATGAGGCTGAAGAGCCATATGATGATGACTCTATAGACCATGATGTTAAAGGTCCAGACCTGCATGGATTACCACAACACCTCTCAGCAGCAGTACAAAACTTTGTGCCAtatgcagcagcagtagcagcaggatCCTCACAGCTGGAAACCTTCCCTGGGCCGTCAG gAGTCTTACCTCCCGCTAGTCAAGCAGGGTGGAGGGGGAGCCATACAGAACCCAGTGACACCTCAGCTCAAG ttGAAAGTTGCAAAAGAAACGCGTGCCCTCTATGCAACTGCACGTTGGACTCTGTGTGGGCGCTGAAGGACCATCTAGCCAGGAGACATGATATGAAAGTGCACAAGTGCGTCTTTTGTGGGGCCAAGTTCCGAGAGGTAGAACAAATGGCTGTACATATGAGCAAGAGACATGGGGAGAAGTTGGCTGCTGGGGAAGCTAGGGGACTGCCTGGGGCAGTAGGGCCGCCATAG